From the Manihot esculenta cultivar AM560-2 chromosome 3, M.esculenta_v8, whole genome shotgun sequence genome, one window contains:
- the LOC110611649 gene encoding uncharacterized protein LOC110611649 — MREQLLAELGTKDQNQALLPTSSPFLKWVQQETIPKKFMMPPMTAYDGAGNPREHVLSYKTFMELQTLSDALICKVFPDTLTGPARAWFNILEAGSIRSFGDLAIAFISRFIAGVPADRKTSYLETIRQRRDESLMEYVARFNTEALQIPELDEGRAVEAMQKGTTSPEFFGSLSRKPPTTLAELMKRAEKYIRQDGALVTSRFAKGAEDRGKAPEERRSERHEKKQSKKPEPYRQPWDRRDQRPFPPRVPEQKPFPPRIPENLTPLNASRAEVLMAV, encoded by the coding sequence atgagagagcagctccTGGCCGAGTTGGGGACGAAGGATCAGAATCAGGCTCTcctgcccacctcttcacccttcttGAAGTGGGTGCAACAGGAGACCatccccaagaagtttatgatgccgcctatgACAGCATACGACGGAGCTGgcaacccgagggagcacgtccTCAGCTACAAGACTTTTATGGAATTGCAGACtctatcggatgccttgatatGCAAGGTATTCCCTGATACGCTGACAGGGCCGGCACGGGCGTGGTTTAACATCCTAGAGGCTGGGAGTATCAGAAGTTTCGGGGACTTGGCCATCGCCTTCATCAGTCGATTCATAGCCGGAGTGCCAGCCGATAGGAAGACCAGCTACTTGGAGACGATCAGGCAGAGAAGAGATGAATCACTGATGGAGTATGTTGCCCGTTTCAACACGGAGGCCCTACAGATCCCCGAGCTGGATGAGGGCCgagcggtggaggccatgcagaaggggacgacctcccCCGAGTTTTTTGGCTCGTTGAGTAGAAAGCCCCCCACTACGTTAgcagagctgatgaagagggcagagaaatacataaggcaggatggtGCCTTGGTAACGAGTAGATTCGCCAAAGGGGCGGAAGACAGAGGAAAAGCCCCCGAAGAAAGGAGGTCGgaaaggcatgagaagaagcAGAGCAAGAAACCTGAGCCCTACAGGCAGCCCTGGGACCGGAGAGACCAAAGACCTTTCCCTCCTCGGGTTCCAGAACAAAAGCCATTCCCTCCGCGTATTCCGGAGAACCTGACCCCACTCAACgcctccagagccgaggtgctcatggcagtaTAG